One part of the Algibacter sp. L1A34 genome encodes these proteins:
- a CDS encoding PKD domain-containing protein, which yields MKQISILLLVLSFVGCNNDDDNYPQVIAGFTYTINLETGTVVFINISENASSYEWSFGDENTSTEKNPINTYDKSGTYTVVLESKNVAGATDTFESEITFTIPEKLGLPINFDNADVIYNAAVFNGAAFEIVENPDVSGTNSVASNVGAITNSGAEYEGINFDLGIDIDLATEKTVSMSFWADEATTVLMKLEEGTGADTEVAVSHTGAGWETLLFSFNPSDKYSRLTLFVDGPGETAGTFYIDDVMQVETPPAPCTAETEESNSAVDLNMTFMSDPTASVVADGTSFEWAANPDFDNDLNMSCKVAKITKLGSNPWDNTQISLDAKLDFVANAGLKMKVYSAVPGFKVRVKLEENGAPENNTELEVATTKTDEWEEIEFPFASTESEKFDKIVIFFDLNAGNTDTYYFDDLMLYGTGSVGSACVAESTENNTAAGLNMTFMSDLTSSITNDNATFVWADNPDSDNSVNSSCKVAQITKSGTNPWDNNQIDLDAKLDLSANAGLKVKVYSAQPGYTVLLKLESIADPGVNTEIELTTTKTNEWEELSFAFTSNHDAKYDRIVLIFDLAEANTNTYYFDDLKLYERTSGGGSTGAYSLDKPIDFESTGFGANWSWNVFENEDNPPVEFVANPSASGINTSAQVAKITARQAGAPWVGAETVHGEMGITWDLSASNAVIKIMVYKTVISDVGIKLANAAGGAQGEIKVANTKINEWEELTFDFSSRIGNGLDGSTNIDQIIVFPEFTDGRSSDVVTYFDNITFNKFEVSTEQDATLSDLKVDGNSISGFNPDTLSYSVTLPEGTTTVPTVSVTETQGAASSVITPAGSLPGQTTIVVTAEDGVTTSTYTVDFTLQASGGNSGDYNLTLPIDFEPSGFGAGWTWNVFENVGNSPLEFVTNPSASGINTSSTVAKITALQAGAPWVGTEIAHGEMGITWTVSASNTTIKIMVYKTVISDVGIKLASANGGAQPEVKVANTKINEWEELTFDFSHLLGIIGQDGTTNVDQVIVFPDFIDGRASDNVVYFDNITFN from the coding sequence ATGAAGCAAATTTCAATTTTGCTTTTAGTGTTATCCTTTGTAGGGTGTAACAACGACGATGATAATTATCCTCAAGTTATCGCAGGATTTACTTATACCATTAATTTAGAAACGGGAACAGTTGTTTTTATAAATATTTCTGAAAACGCGAGTAGTTATGAGTGGTCTTTTGGAGATGAAAACACATCTACGGAAAAAAACCCAATAAATACATATGATAAAAGCGGAACATATACGGTTGTATTAGAATCCAAAAATGTTGCAGGAGCAACAGATACTTTCGAGAGTGAAATCACATTTACAATACCAGAAAAACTTGGTTTGCCAATTAATTTTGATAATGCAGATGTAATTTATAATGCGGCTGTTTTTAACGGTGCTGCTTTTGAAATTGTTGAAAATCCAGATGTATCAGGTACAAACAGTGTAGCTTCTAATGTAGGTGCTATTACTAATAGTGGAGCAGAGTATGAGGGTATTAACTTCGATCTTGGAATTGATATAGATTTGGCAACAGAAAAAACTGTAAGTATGAGTTTTTGGGCAGATGAGGCTACAACTGTTTTAATGAAACTGGAAGAAGGTACAGGTGCAGATACTGAAGTTGCAGTGAGTCATACAGGTGCCGGATGGGAAACATTATTATTTAGTTTTAATCCTTCAGATAAATATTCAAGATTAACATTGTTTGTGGATGGTCCAGGGGAAACTGCGGGTACATTCTATATCGATGATGTTATGCAGGTAGAAACGCCTCCAGCACCATGTACTGCAGAAACTGAAGAGTCTAATAGCGCAGTGGATTTAAACATGACGTTCATGTCAGATCCTACAGCGAGTGTTGTTGCAGATGGTACTTCTTTCGAATGGGCAGCGAATCCTGATTTTGATAATGATTTAAATATGTCTTGTAAAGTTGCTAAAATAACAAAGTTAGGAAGCAATCCTTGGGATAATACTCAAATCAGTTTAGATGCTAAATTAGACTTTGTCGCAAACGCGGGTTTAAAAATGAAAGTATATTCTGCTGTACCAGGCTTTAAAGTAAGAGTAAAACTTGAAGAAAATGGTGCTCCAGAGAATAACACTGAATTAGAGGTTGCTACTACCAAAACTGATGAATGGGAAGAAATAGAATTTCCATTTGCGAGTACGGAAAGCGAAAAGTTTGATAAGATTGTTATTTTCTTTGATCTTAATGCTGGAAACACAGATACTTATTACTTCGATGATTTAATGCTTTATGGTACAGGTTCAGTAGGAAGTGCTTGTGTTGCGGAGTCTACAGAAAACAATACAGCAGCAGGTTTAAATATGACTTTTATGTCTGATCTTACTTCTAGTATTACAAATGACAATGCAACGTTTGTTTGGGCGGATAATCCAGATTCTGATAATAGTGTAAATAGTTCTTGTAAAGTGGCTCAAATCACAAAAAGTGGAACTAATCCTTGGGATAATAACCAAATAGATTTAGATGCTAAATTAGATTTAAGTGCAAATGCAGGGTTAAAAGTTAAAGTGTATTCTGCTCAACCAGGTTATACTGTGTTATTAAAATTAGAATCTATTGCAGATCCAGGTGTAAATACTGAAATAGAATTAACAACAACGAAAACCAATGAATGGGAAGAGTTATCATTTGCTTTTACAAGTAATCATGATGCTAAGTATGATAGAATTGTTTTAATCTTTGATTTAGCAGAAGCAAATACCAATACGTATTATTTTGACGATCTAAAACTTTATGAAAGAACTAGTGGCGGTGGGAGTACTGGAGCATATAGCCTTGATAAACCTATCGATTTTGAGTCTACAGGGTTTGGAGCTAATTGGTCTTGGAATGTTTTTGAGAATGAAGATAATCCACCAGTAGAATTTGTAGCTAATCCAAGTGCGTCAGGTATAAACACATCTGCTCAAGTTGCCAAAATAACAGCAAGACAAGCAGGTGCTCCATGGGTAGGTGCTGAAACAGTACACGGAGAAATGGGAATTACATGGGATCTTTCAGCTTCAAATGCAGTAATCAAAATTATGGTATATAAAACGGTAATTAGCGATGTTGGTATTAAGTTGGCAAATGCTGCAGGAGGTGCGCAAGGAGAGATAAAGGTTGCTAATACTAAAATTAACGAATGGGAAGAATTAACATTCGATTTTAGTAGTAGAATTGGTAATGGACTTGATGGTTCTACTAATATTGATCAAATTATTGTATTTCCAGAATTTACTGACGGAAGATCTTCAGATGTAGTAACTTATTTTGATAATATTACGTTCAATAAATTCGAAGTTTCAACAGAACAGGATGCAACTCTATCAGACTTGAAGGTTGATGGTAATAGCATTTCAGGTTTCAATCCGGATACATTAAGCTATTCTGTAACTTTACCTGAAGGAACAACAACAGTTCCAACGGTATCAGTAACCGAAACTCAAGGAGCTGCCAGTTCTGTAATAACTCCGGCTGGATCACTGCCAGGACAAACTACCATAGTTGTAACAGCAGAAGATGGGGTAACAACATCTACCTATACTGTTGATTTTACGCTACAAGCATCAGGTGGTAATAGTGGAGATTATAACCTGACACTTCCTATTGATTTTGAACCATCTGGGTTTGGTGCAGGCTGGACATGGAATGTTTTTGAAAACGTAGGAAATTCACCATTAGAATTTGTAACCAATCCAAGTGCGTCAGGAATAAATACATCTTCAACGGTAGCTAAGATTACTGCATTACAAGCAGGAGCACCATGGGTTGGAACTGAAATAGCACATGGCGAAATGGGAATTACATGGACCGTTTCTGCTTCTAATACAACTATTAAGATTATGGTATACAAAACCGTGATTAGCGATGTTGGAATTAAATTGGCTAGTGCAAATGGTGGAGCTCAACCCGAAGTAAAAGTAGCTAATACTAAAATTAATGAATGGGAAGAGTTAACATTCGATTTCAGTCATCTTCTTGGTATAATAGGTCAAGATGGAACTACGAATGTAGATCAAGTTATTGTTTTTCCAGATTTTATAGATGGTAGAGCTTCAGATAACGTGGTGTATTTTGATAATATTACATTTAATTAG
- a CDS encoding SusC/RagA family TonB-linked outer membrane protein, whose protein sequence is MRHTLFKILALFFMAYSGAQNIDISGNVQDGTGFPIPGANIIIKDSSKGTTTDFDGNFALSDVASGATISVSYIGYVTKNIVVTSNKKLTIQLEEDLAQLDEVVVVGYGTQKKKDVTGAVSIVSAATLEDLRPVDAAQALQGTSAGVSVTSPSGSPGGEFNILIRGVSSNGDNGPLVIIDGYKGDLNSINPSDIETFSILKDAQAAIYGIQGANGVVLVTTKRGKKNSAASISYNAYTGIQETTRELPYLNATEYALILNESYAANGQALPYPNINGLGTGVNWQSELFGQAPITSHNLSVTGGGEKSTYYFGGSVLEQDGIIASDKSNFSRANAKIKLGFDITEKLTFTTSANYFANNRKTIGENALGTPLFNALNYAPTYSLDQQDTAGFLGNEVVNPISQLSNVFNKYSGNSIEGTFQLEYEAFEGFKITSRIGLKSYNDNKKEFFPIVGYGSGKVFNNDRSSVIQTQNTDNSYTWDTFATYNKVFNEKHNTTFTLGTSAQRAWGDNLQGTGFDVPNNSWEFADISLANGLSEAKSTSSYIYDSRLSSYFGRLQYDYNRKYLLSAMVRRDGSSDFSPENRIDYFYSATAGWKVSDEDFLKDSKVINFLKLRASYGTLGNNVGDDLYRALLSGEATYVLDGALITGTANGRIPNADASWETAEKLDIGLDMNMFNNKLEIVADYFIEDRNDLLIEDFPISGILGGGAPGAGLPTVNAGTTRNKGVELFLNYKESVSDNFSYGISYNVTKIDGEVTAVSNGVVSEGGTFSVGQPSISRMEVGQPIGYFYGLKSDGIFQNQAEVDAAPSQVGLGSEASPGDIRFVDVNKDGAITIDDRTYIGKPQADYIMGLNFSFNYKNLDFSAYMYAELGKETVRNYERDQPNVNRLSLYLDRWTGEGTSNSVPRATTGATTNKLFSDFYVEDSSFLRMQNIQLGYSLPQDVIDKLGISKFRIYTKVNNAFTLTKYKGYDPAATNGDAIGGGIDYGFYPISRQFILGLNLSI, encoded by the coding sequence ATGAGACACACGCTATTCAAAATTTTAGCTTTATTCTTTATGGCATACTCAGGTGCGCAGAATATAGATATAAGCGGAAATGTACAGGACGGAACGGGGTTTCCAATTCCTGGAGCGAACATCATTATTAAAGATTCCAGCAAGGGAACAACAACAGATTTTGATGGTAATTTCGCATTATCAGATGTTGCAAGTGGAGCAACTATTTCGGTAAGTTACATTGGTTATGTAACTAAAAATATAGTGGTTACAAGCAACAAAAAATTAACCATTCAATTAGAAGAAGATTTAGCTCAGCTAGATGAAGTAGTTGTAGTTGGTTATGGTACACAGAAAAAGAAAGATGTTACAGGAGCAGTATCTATTGTAAGTGCCGCGACTTTAGAAGATTTAAGACCTGTAGATGCCGCACAAGCATTACAGGGTACATCGGCTGGGGTTTCGGTAACGTCGCCCTCAGGTTCACCTGGTGGAGAATTTAACATTTTAATTCGTGGAGTAAGTTCTAATGGAGATAATGGGCCGTTAGTAATTATCGATGGTTATAAAGGGGATTTAAACTCTATTAACCCAAGTGATATTGAAACCTTCTCTATTTTAAAAGATGCACAAGCTGCTATTTATGGTATTCAAGGTGCAAATGGAGTGGTATTGGTTACTACAAAACGTGGTAAGAAAAATTCGGCTGCAAGTATAAGCTATAATGCTTATACTGGAATTCAAGAAACCACGCGTGAATTACCGTATTTAAATGCTACCGAATATGCTTTAATTTTAAATGAAAGTTATGCTGCAAACGGCCAAGCATTACCTTATCCAAATATTAATGGTTTAGGCACAGGTGTTAACTGGCAAAGTGAGCTTTTTGGTCAAGCGCCAATTACAAGTCATAATTTATCGGTTACAGGTGGTGGTGAAAAAAGCACCTATTATTTTGGTGGTTCGGTTTTAGAACAAGACGGAATTATTGCTAGCGATAAATCTAACTTTAGCCGTGCGAATGCTAAAATTAAATTAGGTTTCGATATTACTGAAAAATTGACATTCACAACTTCTGCAAATTATTTCGCCAATAATAGAAAAACTATTGGTGAAAATGCTTTGGGTACGCCTTTATTCAATGCGCTTAATTATGCACCAACTTATAGTTTAGATCAACAAGATACTGCCGGTTTTTTAGGGAATGAGGTTGTTAATCCAATTTCACAATTATCAAATGTATTTAATAAATATTCTGGAAATTCTATAGAAGGTACGTTTCAATTAGAATACGAAGCTTTTGAGGGATTCAAAATCACATCTCGGATTGGTTTAAAATCATACAACGATAACAAAAAGGAATTTTTCCCAATTGTAGGTTATGGTTCTGGTAAAGTTTTTAATAATGATAGAAGTAGTGTAATACAAACACAAAATACTGATAATTCTTATACATGGGATACTTTTGCTACTTATAATAAGGTCTTTAACGAAAAGCATAATACTACATTCACATTAGGGACTAGTGCGCAACGTGCTTGGGGGGATAATCTTCAAGGAACAGGTTTCGATGTCCCAAACAATTCTTGGGAATTTGCCGATATTTCTTTGGCAAACGGTTTAAGTGAAGCTAAATCAACAAGCTCTTACATTTACGATTCTAGGTTATCATCTTACTTCGGAAGATTACAATATGATTATAATAGAAAATATTTACTTTCTGCTATGGTACGTCGTGATGGTTCTTCAGATTTTTCACCAGAAAACAGAATTGATTATTTCTATTCAGCAACAGCAGGTTGGAAAGTTTCTGATGAAGACTTCTTAAAAGATTCCAAAGTAATAAACTTCTTAAAACTTAGAGCCAGTTATGGTACTCTAGGGAACAATGTTGGAGACGATTTATACCGCGCTTTATTAAGTGGGGAAGCTACTTATGTTTTAGATGGAGCATTAATAACAGGTACAGCAAATGGAAGAATACCTAATGCAGATGCATCTTGGGAAACTGCAGAAAAACTGGATATTGGTTTAGACATGAATATGTTTAATAACAAACTTGAAATTGTAGCCGATTATTTTATTGAAGATAGAAATGATTTATTAATTGAAGATTTTCCAATTTCAGGGATTTTAGGTGGTGGTGCTCCAGGTGCTGGTCTACCAACAGTTAATGCAGGAACAACACGAAATAAAGGTGTTGAGCTCTTTTTAAATTATAAAGAATCTGTATCTGATAATTTTTCATACGGTATAAGTTATAACGTAACTAAAATTGATGGCGAAGTTACTGCTGTTAGTAATGGTGTTGTTTCAGAGGGCGGAACTTTTAGTGTTGGGCAACCTTCTATTTCTAGAATGGAAGTAGGGCAACCAATTGGTTATTTCTACGGACTTAAATCTGACGGTATTTTCCAAAATCAAGCAGAAGTAGATGCAGCGCCTTCGCAAGTTGGTTTAGGGTCTGAAGCATCTCCTGGAGATATTCGTTTTGTAGATGTTAATAAAGATGGAGCTATTACTATCGACGATAGAACCTATATTGGTAAGCCTCAGGCGGATTATATCATGGGTTTAAATTTTAGTTTCAATTACAAAAATTTAGATTTCAGTGCTTATATGTATGCTGAGCTAGGTAAGGAAACTGTTCGTAATTATGAACGTGACCAGCCTAATGTAAATCGATTAAGCTTGTATTTAGATAGATGGACTGGAGAAGGTACAAGTAATTCTGTGCCAAGAGCTACAACTGGAGCAACAACGAACAAATTGTTTTCAGATTTTTATGTTGAAGATTCTTCATTCTTAAGAATGCAAAACATTCAACTAGGCTATTCGTTACCGCAAGATGTTATCGATAAGTTGGGGATTAGTAAATTCCGTATATATACTAAAGTAAACAATGCTTTTACTTTAACAAAGTATAAAGGTTACGATCCTGCAGCAACTAATGGAGACGCTATTGGTGGTGGAATCGATTATGGTTTTTACCCAATTTCAAGACAATTTATTCTAGGTTTAAACCTTTCCATATAA
- a CDS encoding RagB/SusD family nutrient uptake outer membrane protein, translating into MKKYINKLKGLFLLVLVLGANSCGDSYLEEVDRYSIDSESYFNSETDYYNALVGAYDLMQSTYLNVILGEIASDNTLCGGESATDVVAWQQIDDMIHTPVNAELKKLWEWMYAGVNRANFILEFQDKTEFEGKEIILGEAHFLRAYYYFELVKWFGDIPLKETRFTLGDETSIPRSPAADVYALIETDLKYAVDNLTYTAPQVGRATKGSAQALLGKAYLYQNKFIEATTILDKLITEGPYDLVSDYDTIFETDGENNIESVFEVQYSDAEGAGFECLQCSEGNVAVGFNGIRNYTGPFFDSGFSFNVPTQEVVDEFEDGDLRKDVAILDIEAWATANSATYGEGNEHTGYFNRKYIARKGDLNTGDQNLTNPNNYRAIRFADVLLMAAEAYNRGGISDSKAQGYLNRVRERAFGTVNDVTSTGATLTDAIAHERRVELVGEGHRFFDLVRTGRGAEIDGFTAGKNEVFPIPIEEIQFSNGNWAQNDNY; encoded by the coding sequence ATGAAAAAATATATAAATAAACTTAAAGGTCTCTTTTTATTGGTTTTAGTGTTAGGCGCTAATTCTTGTGGAGATTCTTATTTAGAAGAAGTTGATAGATACAGTATAGATTCTGAAAGTTATTTCAACTCCGAAACCGATTATTATAATGCCCTAGTTGGTGCGTACGATTTAATGCAGTCTACTTACTTAAATGTTATTTTAGGTGAAATAGCTTCTGATAATACATTGTGTGGAGGAGAAAGCGCAACCGATGTGGTAGCATGGCAGCAAATTGATGATATGATTCATACACCCGTTAATGCGGAATTAAAAAAGCTTTGGGAATGGATGTATGCCGGTGTAAACCGTGCTAACTTTATTTTAGAATTTCAAGATAAAACGGAATTTGAAGGTAAAGAAATTATACTTGGTGAAGCACATTTTTTAAGAGCTTACTATTATTTTGAATTAGTAAAATGGTTTGGCGATATTCCTTTAAAAGAAACTCGTTTTACATTAGGAGATGAAACAAGTATTCCGCGTTCACCAGCTGCTGATGTGTATGCTTTAATTGAAACCGATTTAAAATATGCAGTCGATAACTTAACCTATACGGCACCACAAGTGGGTAGAGCTACAAAAGGTTCTGCACAAGCTTTATTAGGGAAGGCGTATTTATATCAAAATAAATTTATAGAAGCGACAACGATTTTAGATAAATTAATTACTGAAGGGCCGTACGATTTAGTTAGCGATTACGATACTATTTTTGAAACCGATGGAGAGAACAATATCGAATCTGTTTTTGAGGTTCAATATTCTGATGCCGAAGGTGCTGGTTTCGAGTGTTTACAATGTAGTGAAGGAAATGTAGCTGTTGGATTTAATGGTATTAGAAATTATACAGGACCATTTTTCGATTCTGGTTTTAGTTTTAACGTGCCAACACAAGAGGTGGTAGACGAGTTCGAAGATGGAGATTTACGTAAAGATGTTGCTATTTTAGATATTGAAGCTTGGGCAACAGCAAACAGTGCAACTTACGGAGAAGGAAACGAACACACAGGATATTTCAATAGAAAATATATTGCACGTAAAGGCGATTTAAATACAGGCGATCAAAACTTAACAAATCCAAATAATTATCGTGCTATTCGTTTTGCTGATGTTTTACTTATGGCAGCCGAAGCTTATAATCGTGGAGGAATTAGCGATAGTAAAGCGCAAGGCTATTTAAACCGCGTGCGTGAAAGAGCTTTTGGAACAGTAAATGATGTTACTTCAACAGGAGCAACACTTACCGATGCTATTGCTCACGAACGTCGTGTAGAATTAGTAGGTGAAGGTCATCGCTTTTTCGATTTAGTTCGTACAGGTAGAGGTGCAGAAATCGACGGATTTACAGCTGGTAAAAACGAAGTATTTCCAATTCCAATTGAGGAAATTCAATTTTCAAACGGAAACTGGGCACAAAACGATAATTATTAA